In Carya illinoinensis cultivar Pawnee chromosome 7, C.illinoinensisPawnee_v1, whole genome shotgun sequence, the following are encoded in one genomic region:
- the LOC122316310 gene encoding exopolygalacturonase clone GBGE184-like has protein sequence MAVITERFQAILALVLIALLSFMAEASRHGPVEGDSGVFDVASYGAKADGESDDAMAFVKAWVAACKSSGGSAKLAIPTGTYMTGPVVFQGPCKGSMTVEVQGTIKATTDVSQYSSPEWFSFENIDGLMVNGGGTFDGQGAAVWKYNDCKDSSDCQLLPASIKFTWVKNAVVHEITSLNSKAFHMHVVDCDNFKAHDLTITAPGDSPNTDGMHISRSNHVSISDSQIGTGDDCISIGQGATQVSIQNIVCGPGHGISVGSLGKYKDEKDVSGISVTGCTLKGTTNGVRIKTWPGSPPSQASSIAFEDITMDSVKNPIVIDQNYGSHKSRPSQVKISNVRYTNIKGTSLSPMAVSIVCSSDVPCTGIEMTDIDLQVEGKSSKSDSVSSSCSNAKITFGGKQNPPACDV, from the exons ATGGCGGTCATCACAGAAAGATTTCAAGCCATTCTCGCCCTAGTATTAATAGCTTTGCTCTCTTTTATGGCCGAAGCTTCACGTCATGGCCCTGTCGAAGGTGATTCCGGAGTTTTCGATGTTGCATCCTACGGTGCAAAGGCAGATGGTGAGAGCGACGATGCCATG GCATTTGTGAAGGCATGGGTTGCAGCATGTAAATCTAGTGGTGGCTCGGCTAAGCTTGCCATTCCTACAGGGACATATATGACAGGGCCAGTCGTGTTTCAAGGGCCATGCAAAGGCTCCATGACCGTTGAAGTTCAAGGAACTATTAAAGCAACAACTGATGTTAGTCAATACAGTTCTCCTGAATGGTTTTCCTTCGAAAACATCGATGGTTTGATGGTCAATGGCGGAGGAACTTTCGATGGTCAAGGCGCGGCTGTGTGGAAGTACAATGACTGTAAAGATAGCTCAGACTGTCAACTTCTCCCGGCC TCAATTAAATTCACGTGGGTGAAAAACGCCGTAGTTCATGAGATAACTTCCCTGAATAGCAAAGCGTTCCACATGCACGTTGTTGACTGCGACAACTTTAAAGCCCACGACCTCACTATAACTGCGCCAGGTGATAGCCCGAACACGGATGGCATGCATATCAGCAGGTCTAATCACGTCAGTATATCTGACAGCCAAATTGGAACCGGTGATGATTGCATTTCCATTGGACAAGGGGCAACTCAAGTCTCCATTCAAAACATTGTTTGTGGCCCCGGACATGGCATAAG TGTTGGCAGTCTTGGCAAATATAAGGACGAGAAGGATGTGAGTGGGATTTCCGTGACTGGTTGCACACTGAAAGGCACCACGAACGGTGTGAGGATCAAAACCTGGCCGGGCTCACCTCCAAGCCAAGCCTCGAGCATTGCTTTTGAGGACATAACTATGGATTCGGTTAAAAACCCCATTGTTATTGATCAGAACTACGGTTCCCACAAAAGTCGG CCATCCCAAGTGAAGATTAGCAACGTCCGTTACACGAACATAAAGGGCACCTCGTTGTCACCTATGGCAGTGTCAATAGTGTGCAGCTCAGATGTGCCGTGCACGGGGATTGAGATGACCGACATCGATTTGCAAGTCGAGGGAAAGAGTTCAAAATCGGACTCCGTTTCATCCTCATGCTCCAATGCAAAGATTACCTTCGGGGGAAAACAGAATCCCCCAGCTTGTGATGTTTAG